Proteins encoded in a region of the Sebastes fasciatus isolate fSebFas1 chromosome 9, fSebFas1.pri, whole genome shotgun sequence genome:
- the nkx6.2 gene encoding homeobox protein Nkx-6.2 — protein MLAIGQMEANRQSAFVLGSTPLAALHNMTEMKTSLFPYALQQSPLGGGGGGFKAPQLSCLTAAQMGTPHGISDILGRPITAAGQLLSGFPRINGLTSTAAAAAAAAGMYFSPAMTRYHPKPLAELPGRAPIFWPGVMQGGMSWRDPRMPCPSQANMMLDKDGKKKHSRPTFSGQQIFALEKTFEQTKYLAGPERARLAYSLGMTESQVKVWFQNRRTKWRKRHAAEMATAKKKHDSETEKMKESSDNEDDDEYNKPLDPNSDDEKITRLLKKHKASSNNLALISPCSNSSDTL, from the exons ATGTTAGCGATCGGGCAGATGGAGGCTAACCGGCAGAGTGCGTTCGTCCTGGGCAGCACCCCGCTGGCAGCTCTGCATAACATGACCGAGATGAAGACGTCTCTGTTCCCGTACGCGCTGCAGCAGAGCCCgctgggtggaggtggtggaggattCAAGGCTCCGCAGCTCTCCTGTCTCACCGCCGCGCAGATGGGCACCCCGCACGGAATAAGCGACATCCTGGGCAGACCGATCACCGCGGCCGGACAGCTGCTCTCCGGCTTCCCGCGGATCAACGGGCTGACCAGCACGGcggccgcagcagcagcagcagccgggaTGTACTTCAGCCCGGCGATGACCCGCTACCACCCGAAGCCTCTCGCTGAGCTGCCGGGCAGAGCGCCCATCTTCTGGCCGGGAGTGATGCAGGGAGGGATGTCCTGGAGGGACCCGAGGATGCCCTGTCCTT ctcAAGCTAATATGATGTTGGACAAGGATGGAAAGAAGAAACACTCCAGACCAACCTTTTCAGGACAGCAGATTTTTGCACTGGAAAAAACCTTCGAGCAGACTAAATACCTGGCTGGTCCAGAGAGAGCCAGGCTGGCTTACTCTCTAGGGATGACCGAGAGTCAAGTCAAG GTTTGGTTTCAGAACAGAAGAACCAAATGGAGGAAGAGACACGCTGCTGAAATGGCCACAGCCAAGAAGAAGCACGACTCTGAGACGGAGAAGATGAAGGAGAGCTCGGACAACGAGGACGACGACGAGTACAACAAACCACTGGACCCAAACTCAGACGACGAGAAAATCACGAGACTGTTGAAAAAGCACAAGGCCTCCTCCAACAACCTGGCTCTGATCAGCCCCTGCAGTAACAGCTCGGACACCTTGTGA